Genomic window (Nitrospirales bacterium LBB_01):
GAATTGGAAACATCTGACAATTCTCTTTCCATTAGTGAAAAGACTTTAGGAGATTTACACTGATTTTCATACCAAAACCTTATAGTCTTAGCATCTTTTGATATTTGAAACTCCTCTCTATTTCCTCTGTAATCTGCAATATTACTTTGTTTAAAAACAATCTTTTTATCATTTTTATCAAAAATGCCAAAGGCCGGGTCTTGAGAGCCAAAAACAATGCCGCCGTTTTTAAGCGGGATGATTTGCATTATGGTGTTAAAAGAATCAATTAATATGTCTTTATGTTGGCCTTTTCCAGCATTTGACCTTTTTCTGATATATTTTTGATAATTGGCAACTTGAAACGTTCCACCAGCATAGAGGTCGTTGCCGTCAAGTGAAAAGGAAACAGCATTTAAAATATTATTAGCGTCGGACGTAGCAGGAGAGTATTTATAAGAAAGGTCAGTGCCGGATAGTATTTCCACTTTGTTTGTATCAACAAACCCAACGGCTATCTTTGAGCCATCAGGTGAGAAAGCTACTGAGAAAGGTTGCTTGCCTCCCTGTGGCTTTTCCTTCTTGATTAGTTTAAAGTGTTTGTCATAAAGCCTGATATAGCCATCCCATGATGATGTAACAAGCCTGCCGTCTTTGGAAAAATCAGCACCTTAACTCTCGCCACCGTAATCACTGTCTGATGCAGCCTGTGAATAATCTGTGGTTTCATAAATCCGTATGCCTCCTTCTCCCAATGTTGCCACAAGAAACCTGCCGTCTTTAGAATATACAAGATGATGTATAACATTAGGCAGCCCTGTAATTTGCTTTATTAGTTTTCCTGTCTGCCGCTCAAATATGTAGATAGAATGAGAATGTTCCCCGTCACTACCAGTCCACCCGCTGCAGACAATAGTCTTACCATCAGGGGATATGGCAACCGAATATATCATACCTTCTTTGCCCTCGCCTATCGGAACTCTGAGCGTTTGCAGAAGTTTGCCAGATGAAATATCCCACACTTTTATAGTTTTGTCGTCTGAGGCGGTGACAAGATATTTATTTTCGGCGTCAACACCAATTCTATTAATCGGCGCAGTGTGCATTTCGGTATTGATACGGAGGATCGGCTCAGATGGCGGCTCAGCGGCAGAGGTTAGAGTGTTTAGTCCGAATGCTGTTATAAACGCAATGACGACAGCTATTAATTTTATGAAATATCTTTTACTTTTAGCTAACTTAACCATTTCCGCCCTCCCATAATCTTGCCACACTATATGACCTAAACGCCGTAACGCTTCAAGTAAAACACAACAGAAAATAGTTTGTCAACACACTATGAAACTTGACCACGGGAGGCGCATTTCAGCGGGAAAGAATATACGGCTTAGAATTTTAACTCCGGTAGATGGTCAACTGATGTCTTATAAGAAAAGACTGGATTCCCGCTCGGAGGCGGGAATGACAAAGGGTGTAGCCTCTTCTTCAGTCATTCCTAATGACAAAGGATGTGGGCTCTTCTTTAGTAATTCCTTTTCCTTTTGTCATTCCTGCGAAGGCAGGAATCCAGTTCCTTAATAACTAAGTCAACTATAATGGCAATAGTAATATTTTCTTCTAATACGATTGCCACGCTCTACTAAACTTGACAAAAGCACACTCTAAAATGTAGCATACACCCTAAGGGTTGACGTATAACTATATCGGAGGGTTAATAAAGGTTTATGAGTGAAAGAAAAGATGTGAGCGTTGATTTGATGCAGTTTTTGAGTTTTATAAAATCCTCTTTTTACGCTACCTTAGACAACATTTATGAAATTCACGAGCTAAGCGAAAAAGTGCTCCTTGAGATGACAAACTCAGGGAAGGTTATTCAGAATGAGGGAGAGAAAGTAATCCGGGAGTTTTTTGAAACTTCACGGAAAAGCAGAGATGAGTTTAAAAAAGCACTTGACGATGGTTTTAAAAAACTTGACGAGACTCTCAAGCCATAATCATAAATGAAAGAAGGATATTTTGGCATATACGGGGGCAGATATGTCCCCGAAACTCTGATACCAGCTCTTAGCGAACTTGAAGCGGCGTATAACAAATCAAAAGACAATGCCGATTTCCAGAGCGAATTAAAAGAGATTCAGAGCACATACGTTGGGAGGCCTACGCCTCTTTATTTTGCAAGGAGACTCACTAAGCAACTTGGCGGAGCTAAAATATATCTTAAACGTGAGGATTTGGCTCACACAGGAGCGCATAAGATAAACAATGCCGTTGGGCAGGCGCTGCTTGCTAAGAAAATGGGCAAGAAGCGTCTGATAGCCGAAACCGGAGCCGGTCAGCACGGTGTTGCAACAGCCACAGGTGCGGCACTGTTTGGATTAGACTGTGAAATTTACATGGGCTCTGAGGATATGGAACGGCAGTCGCTTAATGTATTCAGAATGCGGCTTCTCGGCGCCCGCGTTAAAGAGGTATCACTTGGTTCTAAAACCCTAAAAGATGCCATTAATGAGGCTCTAAGGGATTGGACAACCAATGTCAGAGAGACTCACTACGTGCTGGGAACCGTCTTTGGGCCGCACCCTTTTCCAGCCATGGTGCGCGATTTTCAATCGGTAATCGGCATTGAAGCAAAGGAGCAGATTCTTAAAGCCGAAGGGCGCCTTCCCGACTACCTGATAGCTTGTGTAGGCGGTGGCAGTAATGCGATGGGGCTTTTCAACGCTTTTTTAAAAGACAGAAAGAAAAAACACATGGAATTTATCGGCGTTGAGGCGGGCGGCTTAGGAATTGAGACAGGTAAACATGCAGCCCGTTTTTCAGGCGGCTCTGTGGGAGTGTTTCAGGGCTGTAAGAGCTATCTGTTACAAGATGATAATGGAAATGTCCTAAGCACACACTCTGTTTCAGCCGGACTTGATTACGCATCCGTA
Coding sequences:
- the trpB gene encoding tryptophan synthase subunit beta, which produces MKEGYFGIYGGRYVPETLIPALSELEAAYNKSKDNADFQSELKEIQSTYVGRPTPLYFARRLTKQLGGAKIYLKREDLAHTGAHKINNAVGQALLAKKMGKKRLIAETGAGQHGVATATGAALFGLDCEIYMGSEDMERQSLNVFRMRLLGARVKEVSLGSKTLKDAINEALRDWTTNVRETHYVLGTVFGPHPFPAMVRDFQSVIGIEAKEQILKAEGRLPDYLIACVGGGSNAMGLFNAFLKDRKKKHMEFIGVEAGGLGIETGKHAARFSGGSVGVFQGCKSYLLQDDNGNVLSTHSVSAGLDYASVGPEHAYLHDTEAVQYSFALDTEALAAFETLSKVEGIIPALESAHAVAEVIKLAPTLSKDAVIIVNLSGRGDKDVQQVAKIKGIELK